TCGACAAATGGCGAATCGTGAGGTATATAATGCTTCAATTCATGAATCTCACCAAGGCCCTGTCCGACGAAAACCGGGTGCGGATTCTCATGGCGCTGCATGCCAGGGGGGAGCTTTGTGTCTGTCATTTGAACGAACTGTTCACCCTGGCGCCTTCGACAGTTTCGAAGCATCTTTTCTTGTTGAAGAATGCCCGGTTGCTGGTGGCGCGCAAGGATGGTCGCTGGATGTACTACCGACTCAACAACGGCGAAGATGCTCCCGGGTTTGTCGTGGCAGCGCTGGACTGGATCCTGAAAACCATCTCGGATGATCCGGTGGTCCAAGCGGATAGAGAGCGCCTGGAGAAGATTTTGTCGGCACCGATGCCCGCCGCGTGCGCGCGTCATTGAAAGGAAACGAATATGAGTGCGAAATATGAAGATGAACAAAGGATTATGGTCAGGGAACGCTACGGTAAGATCGCCGGCGGCTCGT
This Desulfatitalea tepidiphila DNA region includes the following protein-coding sequences:
- a CDS encoding ArsR/SmtB family transcription factor, with translation MLQFMNLTKALSDENRVRILMALHARGELCVCHLNELFTLAPSTVSKHLFLLKNARLLVARKDGRWMYYRLNNGEDAPGFVVAALDWILKTISDDPVVQADRERLEKILSAPMPAACARH